A single genomic interval of Daucus carota subsp. sativus chromosome 1, DH1 v3.0, whole genome shotgun sequence harbors:
- the LOC108212924 gene encoding probable polygalacturonase produces MARGDKRIMKRLVTLILIVSLSHVVQHCAADNIGQCKSNGPLKPRPHSVSILEFGAVGDGKTLNTIAFQNAIFYLKSFADKGGAQLYVPSGKWLTGSFNLTSHLTLFLEKEATILGSQDIAHWEVVDALPSYGLGIELSGGRYRSLITGNNLVDVVITGDNGTIDGQGSVWWEQFSSHSLNYSRPHLVEFISSKDVVVSNLTFLNSPSYNIHPVYCSNVLVQNVTAYALPESPSTSGIVPDSSEYVCIENSNISVSYDAIVLKSGWDEYGIALGKPTTDVHIRDVRLQSTTGAGLAFGSEMSGGISSVLVEKLDLHDSFIGIEFKTSIGRGGFIEDIYISDAKIKDVKTAILATGQSESHPDDSYDPHALPVVKGITFKDIVGKNVTIAGNFSGIPESPFTSICLSNISFTTTTYASASWLCSDVSGASENVNPDPCPALQNSYSSPSSVCSLLFYPSSHAAVL; encoded by the exons ATGGCGAGAGGAGATAAAAGAATCATGAAGAGGCTA GTAACTCTCATATTAATTGTTTCATTGAGTCATGTTGTTCAACATTGCGCGGCTGATAATATTGGACAATGCAAATCTAATGGGCCTCTCAAACCCAGGCCTCACAGTGTATCTATCTTGGAATTTGGGGCAGTTGGTGACGGGAAAACACTAAACACGATTGCCTTTCAAAATGCCATTTTCTATCTCAAGTCCTTTGCAGACAAAGGTGGTGCCCAACTCTATGTTCCATCCGGTAAATGGCTTACTGGAAGTTTCAACCTTACAAGCCACCTTACTCTCTTCCTGGAAAAAGAAGCAACTATTCTTGGATCACAG GATATTGCCCACTGGGAGGTTGTTGATGCCTTACCATCGTATGGACTTGGTATTGAACTTTCAGGTGGTAGATATCGAAGCTTAATTACCGGAAATAATCTAGTTGATGTTGTAATTACAG GTGACAATGGAACTATTGATGGTCAGGGTTCTGTGTGGTGGGAGCAGTTTAGTTCCCATTCTTTAAATTATAGCCGACCACACCTGGTGGAATTCATAAGCTCCAAAGATGTGGTGGTTTCAAATCTAACATTCTTGAACTCCCCGTCCTACAACATACATCCTGTATATTGCAG TAATGTCTTGGTTCAAAATGTAACAGCTTATGCATTACCAGAATCACCTTCCACTAGTGGAATAGTGCCAG ATTCCTCAGAGTATGTATGCATTGAGAATAGCAACATTAGTGTGAGTTATGACGCTATTGTGCTAAAGAGTGGCTGGGATGAATATGGAATTGCTCTTGGGAAACCAACCACAGATGTCCACATTCGGGACGTTCGCCTTCAATCTACTACAGGCGCAGGTTTGGCTTTTGGAAGCGAGATGTCCGGTGGCATCTCCAGTGTTCTGGTAGAGAAGCTAGATCTACATGACTCGTTTATTGGGATTGAATTCAAGACATCAATTGGTAGAGGTGGTTTTATAGAAGACATATATATATCAGACGCAAAAATCAAGGATGTTAAGACGGCTATCCTGGCAACAGGTCAGTCCGAGTCACACCCAGATGATAGTTATGATCCTCATGCACTTCCCGTTGTCAAAGGCATAACCTTTAAAGACATAGTTGGCAAAAATGTTACCATCGCAGGCAATTTTTCTGGGATTCCTGAATCTCCTTTTACGTCAATTTGTCTATCAAATATTTCCTTCACCACTACTACATATGCATCTGCTTCATGGCTATGTTCAGATGTGTCGGGTGCTTCAGAAAATGTGAATCCCGATCCATGTCCTGCGCTCCAGAACTCGTATTCTTCTCCTTCCTCCGTCTGTTCTCTCCTATTCTACCCAAGCAGTCATGCTGCAGTCTTATGA